The following are from one region of the Arachis duranensis cultivar V14167 chromosome 10, aradu.V14167.gnm2.J7QH, whole genome shotgun sequence genome:
- the LOC107471110 gene encoding uncharacterized protein LOC107471110: MASAISDPSLFKDSTKKKKGNGSAKLKQIKLDVRLEQWLSRVKKGSNVDSNRSIDYCPSSKHVPTEENRSSNKENKKRGENTESSCIPLNDSTSIRSPLDHESRNGFSSWSSTSISSMSTCFSGSEEEADNDGCLDDWEAVADALNANDNLRSTTSDLASTILEATKNPKPEFKKSHQKRQAWKPNDAFRPMCLPNLSKQHSSPLNSNRHSGNPKPASWRWQTIISQPSQCPICYEDLDVTDTSFLPCSCAFRPCLFCHKRILEADGRCPGCRKLYECVDVNVMFRIGANAFHVTQSCTMSTRC, translated from the exons ATGGCTTCTGCTATCTCTGATCCTTCTCTCTTCAAAGACTCcaccaagaaaaagaag GGAAATGGGTCAGCGAAATTGAAGCAAATCAAGCTTGATGTTCGGCTAGAGCAATGGCTATCTCGAG TAAAGAAAGGATCTAATGTCGACTCAAATAGAAGCATTGATTATTGTCCATCATCTAAGCATGTTCCTACTGAGGAGAACAGAtcatcaaacaaggaaaacaagaaaaggGGAGAGAATACAGAAAGTTCTTGCATCCCACTCAACGATTCAACATCCATTCGAAGTCCTCTCGATCACGAGTCAAGGAATGGTTTCTCTTCATGGAGTAGCACCAGCATTAGTAGCATGAGTACATGTTTCTCAGGCAGCGAGGAAGAAGCCGACAACGACGGATGCCTTGATGACTGGGAGGCCGTTGCCGATGCTTTAAATGCCAACGATAATCTACGTTCCACAACTTCAGATTTGGCTTCTACCATTCTAGAGGCTACAAAGAACCCAAAACCGGAGTTTAAAAAATCACATCAGAAACGTCAAGCATGGAAACCTAATGATGCTTTTCGTCCCATGTGTTTACCGAACCTCTCAAAGCAACATAGTTCACCATTAAATTCAAACAGGCATAGTGGTAACCCGAAACCGGCAAGTTGGAGATGGCAAACAATCATTTCACAACCTTCTCAATGCCCCATTTGTTATGAGGACTTAGATGTTACGGACACAAGCTTTCTTCCTTGTTCATGCGCATTTCGACCGTGTCTTTTCTGTCACAAAAGGATCCTTGAGGCTGATGGGCGATGTCCGGGGTGTAGAAAACTATATGAATGTGTAGATGTCAATGTTATGTTCAGAATTGGAGCCAATGCTTTTCATGTTACTCAATCATGCACTATGAGTACAAGATGCTAG